The genomic window CGCGGCCATGATCGACCAAAGACTGAAATGACTGCGATATTCGACATCCGTCATACCGCCATTGCCCACTTCCAGCATATCCGGATCGTTCCAATGGCCGGGAGTGGCATAGTGGTCGAGCACCACGTTCTGCTTGAAGTTCTTCAACATCGAGGCGTAGCTGTCGCTGATGTCGCCCGTAGTACGCCACGAACCGGCACTGACCGGCGGCTTGCCGGCCCACAGCCAGGGTTTGTTCTCGCCCCATTCGCAGACGCTGTAGAAGATCGGCCGGCCGGTTGCGCGCAAGGCCTCGGCCATCGCGGTATAGCGTTGTTGCGCATCGACCTTCTGGTTGTTGCAGTTGTCGTACTTCAGATAATCCACATCCCATGACGCAAAGGTCGCCGCATCCTGCTTCTCATGACCAAGGCCACCGGGAAAGCCGCGATTTTCCTGCAGCGGTTCGCAGGTGGAAGTGCCGGCGCTGGAATACAGGCCGAACTTCAGGCCCTTCTGGTGAATGTAGTCGGCCAGTGCTTTGATGCCGCTGGGAAAGCGCTTGGGATTTGGCTGCAGCTGACCGTTCTGGTCGCGCTGCCAATTGGCCCAGCAATCATCGATGTTGACGTAGCGGTAGCCGGCATCGCGCAATCCGAGACTGATGAACTTGTCGGCAACACCGCGAATCATCTTCTCGTTGAATTCGTCGCGGCAATGGGTGGAGTTCCAGTTGTTGAAGCCCATTTGCGGCAACGTCGGTGCTGCCTGATCTGCCAGCGCAGATTCAGAGCCACCAAAGACAGCAAGCATGATGGCGATGGGTGCGGCGGCACGCAGCAAACCTCGAGGTAAACGGTTCATCGATGTCTCTCCACTGAAATGAAACGGGGCAGGGCAGTTATCGGAACTGTCCTTACCTCGCGTTGGCGATGCGCAAAATTTCAAACGAACAGAGCGAAACATGCTCAGGGTACCGTCACGGTGGTTGTGCCCAGTACGGGATGGTTCAACGTATTGAGCATGGGCTGGCCTTCTACGAGCAGATCCAGAACGATCAGCTGATTACCGTGAGGTTTCAGCCATACGCCAGGCACGTACAGCGTTTGTTGCGGGCCGATGCTCCAAGTACGACCCAGCGGATGTCCGTTGAGCCAGACAAAGCCCTTGCCCAGACCCTTCGTATCCAGGAAGGTATCGGCCGAAGCATCGCCTGAAACGGGTGCATCGAAGTTACCGCGATAGAAACAGGGCGCATGTTGGCATGCCGCGTTGGTGTAATGCAGGGCCTCGCTGTCGTTGAACGGCAGCGAATAAATCTGCCAATCCAGCAAGGGTTGGCCGTGCAGGGTGACGCCGCCCAAGATGCCCTTGCGCTCCGTGCGCATCTTTTCACCGAAATTGATGCGCCCGTCGTTTTGCACCAACAGATCCAGCGTATCGCCCTTGGCCAGCTTCACGGGCAGATGGTCCTGCTTCAGCCGGCGATCGAGCGTGCCGATTCGCTTGCCGTTGACGTAGATCTGGGCATAGTCGTGCAGGCCGTCGATGTGCAACTGGCCGGCAAAGTCAGCGGTCACTCGCTTGCGGTAAAGAATGTCCCCGTAAGCCTGCCCAAGCGCCTCCATGGTCTCAAGTGCATGCGAAGACGTCGGTGTAGGCAGCGCATCCCATAGCGATACCGATTCATCCAGCTTGATGCCTTTAATCGCCTGGGTCGGCGGCGTTGCGGGTACTGGTGGCGGAGTCGCGCCGGTCGCCTGGATGATCACCTTGCGCAGCGCGTCGTACTTCGGCGTGGGCCGTCCGCTTTCGTCGAGCGGGCTGTCGTAGTCGTAACTGCTGACATCGGGTTGATAGCTGTCGTCATCCCAATTGGCGCCATTCATCCAGCCGAACGATGTGCCGCCATGGAACATGTAGAAATTGACGGAGTAGCCTTGTTGCAGCATCCAGGCCAGCTCGGAGGCGACCAGCTTGGGATCGGATACATGGTGCGGGCCGCCCCAATGATCGAACCAGCCGACCCAGTATTCGCCGGCCATGTAGGAGCCGGTGGCCTGCCAGGTATGCAACTGCGCGAATTTCTCGCGCGCATGGCCGACGCCGAAGTTGATCACCTTGAGCAAGTCGGGCAGCGAACCCGGCTGTTCGGCACTGTCGGACGTGTAGAACAGCGACGTGTTGAAACCACTGTCGATCAGGCTTTGGCGAATCTGTTCCAGGTAGGCGTTGTCATGGCCAAAACTGCCGTATTCGTTTTCGACCTGCACCGCGATGATGTTGCCGCCGCGGGCAAGCTGCAGTGGCGCAAGTTCCTGGCCCAGGCGATGCAACCAGCGCTGCGCGGGTTGCATGAACCTTGGATCGGTACTGCGAACGGGGATGTCGCCGTCCTTCAACAGCCACGCCGGCATGCCGCCAAATTCCCACTCGGAGCACACGTAGGGGCCGGGGCGAAGGATGACGTACAGGCCCTCCTGTTGTGCTTCCCGGATGAACTCGGCGACGTCGTTCTGGCCACTGAAATCATAATGGCCGGGCACCGCTTCATGCGCGTTCCAGAACACGTAGGTGGTGATGGTGTTCAAACCCATCGCCTTGGCCATCTTCAGGCGCGCGCGCCAGTACTCGCGCGGAATGCGTGAATAGTGCATGTCACCGGCAATGATGCGGAATGGTTTGCCGTTGAACACAAACTGGCCCTGTTCGACGGCAAGCCCGCTTGCTGCAGTAGCCGGTGCGGCAAGTGCATGGCCAGACAGCAACACACTCAGTCCAATGCCTATCGAAATACTTTTCAACACCTTCATCGAAATCCCTTGCATTGAGCAGCCGATGTGTCGGCATTCAATCGATACGTCCGGCAAGTCATACCGGACGTTAATCGTGCGTGGAACAGGTCCTTATCCAACGACGTAACTCAGAAAGTGCCACGAACACCGACGGTATACACCGTGCCATCCGCCTCCGCGTAGAGGAAGCGATTGGGATAAACGGAGTAATCGTAAAGGTGCGACTGGGTCAGGTTGGTGCCGGATACGAACAGCGAAACGTGATTGTTGAGCCTGTAGCTGGCGCTCAGATCCAGTTCGCCGTAGTCCGTCCGGGTGACCGGCTGTGCGCCTGATCCGTAGGCAATGCTCTCCAGATATTTTCCGCGCCAGTTGTAGGCCAGGCGCACCTGCCAGCGTCCTTTTTCATAGTAGCCACTGAGATTGGCCGAATCGCCGATGCCCGGGACGGCGAATTTGCCGGACGTGCTGATCGTGCTGGGACTCAGGTCCGCGCTGCTTTTGACGTGGGTGTAATTGAAGGCCATGCCCAGGCCATCGAACGGTGCCGGCAGCAGTTTGGCGAACTGATAATTGAAGGTCAGTTCTTCGCCGTAGATGTTGGCCGAGTTCAAATTGATCGGCTCGCTCAGCGACCAGGTCTGGCCGAGGAAATCCACCGGCGTACTGACGATCGTGCTGAAGTTGCTGACCTTCTTGTAGAAGGTTTCAACCGACAGATAGCTGACGTCGTTGATGTACCACTCCAGGCCCGTGTCGTAGTTGAGCGACGTATAGGGCTGGAGATTGGGATTGCCCTGGGTGATCGTCAGCGATTCCGGGCGCGTGCCGAAGCTCTTGTTGTAATACAGGTTGTTCAGCTCAGGTGGCGTGAGGGTCTTGGAAAGCGCAAGGCGGTAAATGAGATTGTCGAGCAGGTTGAGCTTGAAGTTCATCGACGGCAACCACTTGTGATAGCCACCGTAAGCGGTTTGCGGTTGCAGCGGTCCGTAGGCCACCTGGCTGGCGCTGCTGTCGTTAGGGTCGACGTAGTAGCTGATCGGATTCTGGAAGATGGCCTGCGATTCCGAGTCGACGTGCACGTAGCGCGCACCGACATCCAGCGTCCAGGGCTTCTCCCACATCGTGCCTTCGAACACCGCTTTGGCGAATGCAGCCTTGTCGGTCTCTTCCACCTCGTTGAAGCTGCCGGGATTGACCTGCGGCCGCAGGCTTCCATATTGGGCAAGAGCAGCAAGCAGCGCCGCGCGCTTATCCGGCGTCAATTGGTTGTACGCCGCCGGGGTGGCTAGCCAATTGAAATAGGCGATAGGGTTATATTGAATCCATTGGCTCGGCAGTCCGGGCTGCGACACACCGCTGATCGGTGCAGGCGGCGTGTAGACGTAAGCGCCAACCGCACTGGCAGGAACGGATACGGCATAGCCGCAGTACGCATTGCAGAGGATGCTTTCTGGCGTGACCCACTGCACCGATTTGTTGTATTGCCGGTTTTCCTGCACACCGAATTCAAGTGTGGACAACGCGCCGCTGTCAAAACTCTTGCTTAAATTCAGCTGGTACTGGGTGATGCCATCTGTGACGTTGTTCGATTGGCCGCCCCAGCTGCAGCAATGTGCATACAGATCATCCAGATTGGTGGTCGATATGATGTTGGTGTAACTGGGTGGTTCGTTGTCGCCGTTGTTGGTCCAGGTCGGATTGGTGCCGTAATTTCGCGCACCGATCACCGTGAAATAGCTTTGCGGGCTTTCCTTGTCCCAGGCTTTGGAGTTGGATACGTCCAAGCTGATCACGGTTGACGGATCGAGGTCGAAAGCGAGATTCAACCCGTTCTGTATCATTATTTCATTGCTTGGGTTGTAGTCGACGACATAGTCATTGGACATCACACCGCTGTCCTTTCGCACGTAGTTCAAGACGGTGTTGTTGGCATCCGTGGTCAGTGACTGGATGTCACTGGCATTGCCGTACTCACCGAATTCGTGCTCCAAGGGATCGACGCGATAGCCCGCATACAAGGTGTCGAACTTGACGGTCAAACGATCGATCGGGCGCCAATCGATCGCGCCGCTGAAACTCTTGCGGGTGCGTTCTTCAACAACCACGTTGTTAGCCAGCGTCTCAGGGATGGCGACGTGTGTGTAATTGGGATTGCTCAATCCGGAAAGCTGGGAAATGTTCTGGTTGGCGTACCAAGAATTCGCCTGCGTGTTTATCTGGGTATCGTCGCGCTTGTAGTACTGCACGGAGGCGAGCCAGCCGAAGGTATGGTCCGAATTGGTCCAGCCGGTGAGGCCCGACACCTTGGGCGTGGTCTTGCCGGCCCAGCTGCCGGTCAGATTGGCGTTGACGCCAGCGGCGCTGCCGGTCGCGTGATAGCCGTTGAAGTCCAGCGGGCGCGCGGTTTGAATATCCACCACGCCACCGATATCCACTTCGGGGATGTCGGCCGAAGATGTCTTGTTGACCTGCGCGACGCTGATGATGTCCGCTGGAAGCACGTCGAAATCGAACGCGCGTGTACCGGAAGCCGTAGCCATCTGGCGACCGTTGATCGTCACGGCGACGAAATCGGGGCCGAAACCGCGGATGGCGATCTGGCTGGATTCGCCGCCGCTTCGATCCACTGACACGCCGGGCACGCGCTGCAAGGCGTCGGCGACATTGGGATCAGGGAATTTGCCGGTTTCTTCGGCGGAAATCGAATCGACGACGTTGACAGCGTCCTGCTTGATCGACTGCGCCTTGCGGATCGCGGCGAGCTGGCCGGTGACGCTGACTCCGCTCAGGTCGGTCACTTTCTTGTCGTTGGTATTTTTCTTGCCATCGGCCGTCTGGCCATTTCCGGCAGGGGCACTCTGGGTTGATGATGCCGATGCGGAAGTGCCGGCGGCTGATGCTGCCGGGCTTGTCTGGGCGAGTCCCTGTGCGCTGTAACCAAGCAGGCAGGCGCCCCCCAACATTGCTAGCGCCTGATACACAGAGAACGTCAATTTATTTCGTTGCATGGATTGCCCCTGGATGCGTAATGCTTATAGACATGTACGTCACGACAACCATGGCACCGTGCGGCGCCATATCGATTTGCTTCGATTGAGTCACGCCTACCCCGTCAGTCGCGCGGCTCAAGTGCCACCCTCTCCCGGTGGCCATTCGTAAACCGTGTTCTGAAGCAACCCGAAGAGAAGAGTCAGTCGGCTTTGCCGACGCTCCGGATGGTTCCCCAGCCTTGCTCATCCAATAGTAGTATTATTGGATAATAATATTCTCGTACGAGACGACAAGCTGCAGCGCAGCATTGATTCGTCCCTCGGTATGTCAGATCAGCGCGATGACGACGCGCTCACATTGAGCGACTCGGACACGCTTGGATGACGCATCATCCTGTCGTGGCACTTGCGTGGCAGCTTGAACCTGAGACCGCGGGCATATGAACATACCGATCTCGGCATGGTTGCAATGATGTTCACTGCCATCATCATCACGTCTGGTTTTCAAATTCGTGCAGCCTTTTGGCTTCATGCTTGGTCTTTTAGGGGATGCATTTAGATGAAGCGCACTGTTCTGTCGGGTTCTTTCTGTATGGTCATGACGGTGTTGCCCGCGGCCAGCGTGCAGGCAGCCCAGGCCACCCGTGCATCGTTTGGCCATACGGCCGACGGCCAGGATGTCGAGATCGTGACATTGACCAACGACCGCGGACTGCAGGCGCGGGTGATGAGCTACGGCGCTTCGCTGCAATCCCTGCTGGTGCCGGACCGCAACGGCAAGCTTGCCGACATCGTGCTCGGCTACGACGCTTTGCAAGGCTATCTGGATCATCGGCAGTACTTCGGCGCCACGGTTGGCCGCTATGCAAATCGCATCGCGCACGGCAAGTTCACGCTGGATGGCAAGAACTACAGCCTGACGCTCAACGACGGGCCGAATTCACTGCACGGTGGCGCCAAGGGCCTGGATATGCAGGTCTGGAAAGTGACCGACGTCAAACAGGGGCCCAATGCGAGCGTGACCCTGGAATACGTGAGTCCCGATGGCGATCAGGGATATCCCGGTACGTTGACGGTCAAGGCGACCTACACCTTGAGCAACGACAACGAGCTCAAGATTGCCTACGTTGCCACCACTGACAAGCCGACCATCGTCAATCTTTCCAATCACACCTATTGGAACCTTGCCGGCGAAGGCAGCGGCACCGCGATGGACCAGGTGCTGACGATTCCTGGTAATGCCATCACCACGGTGGATGCGCAATCGATACCGGACGGGCACGTCGTACCGGTAGCAGGAACGCCCTACGATTTCCGCGTGGGTAAACCGATTGGCCGTGATATCGGCGATGGTCATTCGCAGCAACTGCTCTTCGGCCATGGCTACGACATGAATTGGGTGCTCAGCCACAAGGAAATCGAGGCGCGCATGGTGGCGCGCGTGATGGATCCGCATTCCGGGCGTGTGATGAGTCTGTGGTCGAGCAAGCCGGGCCTGCAGTTCTACTCAGGCAACTTCCTCGATGGCACCACTGTCGGCAAGGATCACCATATTTATCGTCAGGGCGACGCCTTCGTGCTGGAGCCGCAACTGTTTCCGGATACGCCCAATCATCCGGATTTCGGTTCCGCGCGACTGGCGCCCGGCGAGACGTATAGAAACACCATCGTCTACCGCTTCGGCACCGACAGCGGGCGCAATGACATCAAGTGAGCGCCGAGGTGCTGCGCCTATCAGTTGAGGCCGTCTCGTGTGCACGTCATGCTCAAGCGTCATGGTGGCGTGCGGGACATCCTCAGCGCGCTTTGTTACTCCGTCGCTTATGGCTCAAATTCGCCCGCGTATCTACAATCACCTTCAGCATGGCCTTCTGCGCAGCGGCTGCATCCTTGTCGCGGATCGCAGACAGCACCATGCGATGTTGCGGCAAGGAATATTTGAAATTGCTTGCCGTGTGCGCTGACATGGTGAAGTAGCTGCTGAGCGCCGACTCGATCACCGAAAACAGCGAGATCAGCAGTTCGTTCTGGGTGGCAGCGAGAATGGCTTCGTGAAAATCCAGATCGGCGCTGGTCCAGGATTCCGGATCGGGCGCCGCTTCCATGGCATCGAAGGCCGCTTGCATCCGCTTGAGCTGGACCGCCGTGCGATGGCGTGCTGCGCTGGCCGCGGCCGCCGGTTCGATGATCTCGCGCATTTCGGAAAGTTTTTCGACGAAATCCATGGTGGGCATGGAGCTGCAACGCCAGGCCAGTACATCGGCATCCAGCTGGCTCCAGAATCGTGCATCGCGCACCCGCGTGCCGACCTTCGGTCGCGCCTCCACCAAACCTTTGGCCGAAAGGACTTTCATCGCTTCGCGCAGCGACGTGCGGCTGACTTCCATCTCTTCGGCCATGCTTGCTTCGGGAGGCAGCACTTCGCCCGGCTTCAATTCCCCACTGACAATGCGCTGGCCCAGAAGCTGGACGACATGCCCATGCAGATTGCGAGCCGTCATCGGCCCAACGCCATTGCGAACCCGTCGTGCGAGCACGGAACGCACGGGCTTCACGCCATCGTCATCCCGACCGCCTCGAAAAGATGCCATCCCGTTGATCTCCTGCTGATTTCCATACCCACACGGCGAGCCAGACCGGCAAGTCGCATTGCCCATTCACGGCCTTATATAAAGCCGTTTGCCGCATGGCGACCCCGTCTGTGAGTCATGATGCCATGAATCCCGTTGGGCGACTTTTCTGCCGGGCGAGGTCAGTTTCACCCTGCCTGCGTTGTGATGGGGCGTCTGGGTCTGATTTCAGCCACTGAGTGAGGAGTTGAAGTTGGCGCATGGGCCGTCCGCGCCGCATGCGAGGTCGTGCGTCCCGACACGAAGAGGTCAGTAGGGGCCAGCGAGATGCCGACCGTTCGGCGATCGCGACGAGCGGCCGGACGCCATGGTTCCGGCAGGGAGCACCGAGCGGATCAGTTCTGCTTGATAGTCCACCGGCGCGACGCATGCCAACACGTCAGCGTTCGATCAGGCGAGGTCAGGACGGGATTTGAATAAAAACCGGCGGCGCCTTGCGCAAGAACGCAGGGCGCGGCTTTTCATCTCGTCAATGCAGGCGGGCCAACAGATCAGGTTGCTGGGGCAACAACTTTTTCGACGCCTCATCGTGCAAGGCCGCTTCCAGCAAACTGATGACCTGTTCACCCTGATCGGCGAAGACCAGTTCCAACGCTGTATGTCCGCCCAAGGTTTCGATATGGGTGTGAAACAGCCAGTCCCAAATCAACTTGCGATCGGGTTCCAGCTGCGCGGCCAAATTGAAGATGCGGCGGATGATGCCTTGGCTCATGGCTCGGAACTCTTGGTTCAGAAGATATAGCTCAGCGAGACGAAGTAACTTTCGGTGTGATCGGTGTCGACCATCGGGCTGTCTTTCACGGCATTTGGCAGAACCGTGTAACGGATACCCGCCATGGTCAGCCAGGATTGCGAAAGCTTGAAAATGGCGGTGATGCCGAAGTAGGGCGAGGAGCCGCCGCCGGCGTGATAGAAGGGCAATCCGCTACGGAATGCATCGCTGCCGCTGATCCCGTAGTAATAATTATTGATCGCGCTGGTGTTATACGTGACCCCCGCTGTCGGCGTCAGCGTCAGGCGGCCTTCTTTGATCGGGTAGCTGTAATTGGCGTCGAACACTTCACCGCCGCCATGGCCCGTGAATTCTTTTTGCGCGCTGGCCTGCAGCACGCCCCAGTCGGCGCTGTGTTTCCACGCCGCACCGGCAAGGCCGGAAATGTCGCGGTCGGAAAGTTGGCGCAGACGTGGATTGTCGGTGTCGTCGTGCTGAAAGCGATTGCCCAGTGGCGAGGCGATGATGGAAAACTCATCCGAACCGGTGTTGATCAGGCGGAAGCCCAAGGTGGCACCACGCACGTAGAACGACTTGCCTTCGTAATTGACCAGCGGCAGTGGCCAAGCCTTGTTGTTGTAATCGCGATAGGGGCTGGGGCTCCAGAAGGCGCCGATACCGAGCGTCCAGGTGCTGTTTTGCGCAGAAGTGGACTGCGCCATGGCTGCCGTGCTGAAAACCGTGCAGATCGAAGCCGCCGTCAGGCTGGCGAAACACAATGAAACTTTTGGCATGGGGATGCAGGGGAAGGGTAGTTTAAACGGTGCCCATGCTGTGGAACGCACATTGCCCCAACATTGCGTCGGCCCATGCAGGGTGGATGCTAAAGTCGGTTTTTGCCGCAGCTAAGGGGTGCCAGGAGTACCCGATTCATCATGCGCATTTTGCTGGTTGAAGACGAACCGGAAATGGCCGTTGCATTGCGTGCAGCATTGCAACGTCACGGCATGCTGACGGATATCGCGCCCAATCTGGCACAGGCAAGCGAAGCCTTACGCCAGAACGTTCACGATCTGCTGCTGCTCGATCGCCAGCTTCCCGATGGCGATGGCGCCACGCTGATCCAGCTGGCGCGCAAATGCCGCGCCGATTTGCCGGTGATCATGCTGACGGCGCGCGGTGCACTCGCCGATCGCATCGCTGGCCTTGACTTAGGTGCTGACGACTACCTCGTCAAGCCGTTTGCAGTCGAGGAATTGCTGGCACGCATTCGCGCGATATCGCGACGACCGTCGCAACTGGTACTGCCCACGGCAACCGTGGGCAATCTCACGTTCGATTTCTCCACCCACGAAGCGTTTGTCGACGACGTCTTGCTGCCACTGCCGCGGCGACAGTTGCTGGTGCTGGAAGCCCTGTTTCTGCGGCACGGCCGAACCGTCCGTCGGGAAGTACTGCAGGAGTCGGTGTATGACTTCAACGACGAAATTCAATCGAATGCCCTGGATGCACATGTGTCCAAGCTGCGTCGCGCGCTGACGGAAGCGCATGCGCGTGCAGACATTCACGTGATCCGCGGCATCGGCTATCTGCTGAAGGAACGTACCGATGATCGCGAAGAGTAAATCGCTCACCAAACAGCTGGCCTTGCGTCTGATCATCTTGCAGGCGTTGATCATCCTCGTTTTCTCCGTCGTGCTCACGTTTACGGTCTTCAGTGGAAACGTTTCCTATATTGACGAACCGGTGTCGCACACGATCCTTGACGCCGTGCATGTCAATCAGAGCGGCAATCTCGAGCTTCATGCCGACAAAAAAATGCAGAAGCTGCTGCGCGAATCACCCGAGTTGTGGTTTGTGGTGGAAGACGCGCAAGGGCATCGCCTGGAGCACGGGCAGGTGCCGGAGGTGTATCGCCCGCTGCTGCCATCGCTATACCGTTTGGTGCCGTCGGAAATCCACGAAGGCATCGCGCCGTACGACCTCACCATGCGCGTTTTTGTCGGCCCGGCATCGACAGGAAGTTTGCGTGTCATCTGTGGCGGCGCGCCTTCGACCGATATGATCGCCGTGTTCTTCGGCCTCCTCTACTATTTCGGTTGGCGCATCATCCTGCCGATGACGCTGCTGACGTTGATCATGGTGCCGTGGCTGATTCGCCGCGGCATGTCGGGGATGGCCGAGGTAGCCGCGCAGGCACAGGCGATCGATATCGATGTGCAGGGCGCACGGCTCGCCGACCAGGCGGTACCGCGCGAATTGCAGCCGCTCGTGCAGGCATTCAATGCTGCATTGGAGCGCCTCAACGAAGGTTATGATGCGCGCGATCGTTTTCTGGCCGGTGCGGCACATGAGCTGCGCGCACCGATCGCCATTCTGGAGGCACGCATTGAGACGCTGGAATCCGGCGCCACCCGAACCCGACTGCTTGCTGACGTGGCACGGCTATCCAATCTTGCCGAACAGTTGCTCGATCTGCAGCGCCTTGGCAAGCAGCAAACGGCGTTCGAGCCGCTCGATCTGGTGGCGTTGTCACGCGAAGTCACCGCCGACGTCGCGCCGCTGGTGGTGGATGCCGGTTACGAACTGGCCCTGGATGCTCCTGAAACACACGTGATGGTGATGGGTGATCGCCAGTCGCTGTCGCGCGCCTTGACCAACTTGATCCAGAACGCCATCGCGCATGGCGGTGGCTGCGGCCTGATTACGGTCGATGTAAAACGAGACGGTACGCTTGGGGTGAGCGACCAGGGCCCTGGCATTCCCGCCGAGGAACGGCTTCGCATCTTCGAGCCTTTTTATCGCCTGCGTCCCAGTAGCATGGGCGCGGGACTCGGATTGCATCTGGTGCGGGAAATCGTTGCGCTACACGGTGGATGGATCAACGTGACCGAAGCGGACGGCGGCGGCGCATACTTTCGCATGCGGCTTACGCCTGTGCCGTAGCCGCATACGCCCGTCGCAAATCCTCAAACCTTTCAAGCTTTGCTGGCGTGACAGCGAATCCGCATGTAGTCGGCCCACCACTTGCCATCGGCATCGCACATGGATGCGCGCAAAGTGTCCGCCAATGCAGCGAGACATGCAGGCCGTTCTTCTTCCGCTACCGCAGATAGCAAAGGTTGAGCAAAGGTGGTCAGCCAGGCGCGAACGTCGCCGGGTAGCAAGGTTGGCCGGGGCAGCAGCGCCACAAAGTGAACCTGAAAACCCTGCTTTTCCAGCAACGCGCGGTAGTGCTCAGGTGTGGGGAAAAACCACGGATTGGGGATGTCGACATGCCGCGCAGCAAGGGCCGCGTGCAACGCATTGACGATGGTTGCGACATTGCCGTGTCCGCCGAACTCCGCTACGAAGCGTCCGCCAGGTTTCAGTGCGCGCCAAACACCCGCGAGCACGTGCTCGGCATGCGGCATCCAGTGAAGCGCAGCATTGCTGAAAACGGCATCGAATTCGCCATGGAAGTCGAGTGACTGACCATCCATCATCCTTGCCTCGACACCAAGTGCTCTGGTGGCTTCCACCATCGGCGTGCTGCTGTCGACGCCCAGCACATCGCAGCCCATGTCCACGAGTTTGCGTGTCAGCGCGCCATCGCCGCAGCCGAGATCAAGAATTCGCTCGCCCGTGCGGGCTTCGAGCAGATCAAGAATGGACGCGCCGAGATCGGATACAAAGCGGCCGTGCTGCTGGTATGCAATGGGATCCCATTGCTGCTCGTTGTGTGAGGTCATCCCAATCCTGTGTCGCTTGAAAAAGTAAGGCGGAGGTCGTTTATCGCTGATAGCCTGCCTGAATCGAGGTGCTTCCCAATGTGTTGCCATGGATCACATAGCCGATCATGGCGGCCGAAGCATCGGTGGGCACCTCAATGTGTGCAACTTTCAGTGCGTAGACAGTGAAAACATAGCGGTGGGCCTTGTCGCCAGCGGACGGGCAGGGGCCGCCATAAGCATGCGTGCCAAAATCTGTGCGAGCCTGGATGGCGGTAGCCGGAAGTGCCTTACTGTCAACGGTGCCCGCGCCCTCGACCACGTTGTGAACAGAGGCCGGGATATCAAAAACGACCCAATGCCACCAGCCTGAACCGGTCGGTGCGTCGGGATCATAAACGGTTATCGCAAAACTCCGGGTGCCCTGCGGCTCGCCTTTCCACATCAATGCGGGTGAGATGTTCTGGCCGGAGCATCCAAAGCCATGAAGCACCTGGGCGTCCTTCAGGATTCCGTTCGGGCTGAAGGCAGGGCTGGAAACGATGAAATCCGTGGCATGCGCTGCGAAGGCAAAGGCCATGCATAACAAGGCACCAGCCAGGCGAATAAGTTTCATGAGTGGTTCCGCTCGATCACAAGGATTGAAGCGGATGGTGTCAAAACGTCGGAAGAGCGTGTTAGCCGGTTCCCGTCAAACCCTGTCCGTTTTCCTTCATCCGCGCTCTCACCACGGAGGGCGCGACTCCCCAACGTTGCTGGAAAAGAGCGGTAAAGCGGCTATGCGAATCCCAGCCACAACGCCGGGCCACCTCAC from Dyella caseinilytica includes these protein-coding regions:
- a CDS encoding FadR/GntR family transcriptional regulator; translation: MASFRGGRDDDGVKPVRSVLARRVRNGVGPMTARNLHGHVVQLLGQRIVSGELKPGEVLPPEASMAEEMEVSRTSLREAMKVLSAKGLVEARPKVGTRVRDARFWSQLDADVLAWRCSSMPTMDFVEKLSEMREIIEPAAAASAARHRTAVQLKRMQAAFDAMEAAPDPESWTSADLDFHEAILAATQNELLISLFSVIESALSSYFTMSAHTASNFKYSLPQHRMVLSAIRDKDAAAAQKAMLKVIVDTRANLSHKRRSNKAR
- a CDS encoding response regulator, with the translated sequence MRILLVEDEPEMAVALRAALQRHGMLTDIAPNLAQASEALRQNVHDLLLLDRQLPDGDGATLIQLARKCRADLPVIMLTARGALADRIAGLDLGADDYLVKPFAVEELLARIRAISRRPSQLVLPTATVGNLTFDFSTHEAFVDDVLLPLPRRQLLVLEALFLRHGRTVRREVLQESVYDFNDEIQSNALDAHVSKLRRALTEAHARADIHVIRGIGYLLKERTDDREE
- a CDS encoding sensor histidine kinase, translated to MIAKSKSLTKQLALRLIILQALIILVFSVVLTFTVFSGNVSYIDEPVSHTILDAVHVNQSGNLELHADKKMQKLLRESPELWFVVEDAQGHRLEHGQVPEVYRPLLPSLYRLVPSEIHEGIAPYDLTMRVFVGPASTGSLRVICGGAPSTDMIAVFFGLLYYFGWRIILPMTLLTLIMVPWLIRRGMSGMAEVAAQAQAIDIDVQGARLADQAVPRELQPLVQAFNAALERLNEGYDARDRFLAGAAHELRAPIAILEARIETLESGATRTRLLADVARLSNLAEQLLDLQRLGKQQTAFEPLDLVALSREVTADVAPLVVDAGYELALDAPETHVMVMGDRQSLSRALTNLIQNAIAHGGGCGLITVDVKRDGTLGVSDQGPGIPAEERLRIFEPFYRLRPSSMGAGLGLHLVREIVALHGGWINVTEADGGGAYFRMRLTPVP
- a CDS encoding class I SAM-dependent methyltransferase is translated as MTSHNEQQWDPIAYQQHGRFVSDLGASILDLLEARTGERILDLGCGDGALTRKLVDMGCDVLGVDSSTPMVEATRALGVEARMMDGQSLDFHGEFDAVFSNAALHWMPHAEHVLAGVWRALKPGGRFVAEFGGHGNVATIVNALHAALAARHVDIPNPWFFPTPEHYRALLEKQGFQVHFVALLPRPTLLPGDVRAWLTTFAQPLLSAVAEEERPACLAALADTLRASMCDADGKWWADYMRIRCHASKA
- a CDS encoding YbhB/YbcL family Raf kinase inhibitor-like protein; the protein is MAFAFAAHATDFIVSSPAFSPNGILKDAQVLHGFGCSGQNISPALMWKGEPQGTRSFAITVYDPDAPTGSGWWHWVVFDIPASVHNVVEGAGTVDSKALPATAIQARTDFGTHAYGGPCPSAGDKAHRYVFTVYALKVAHIEVPTDASAAMIGYVIHGNTLGSTSIQAGYQR
- a CDS encoding aldose epimerase family protein: MKRTVLSGSFCMVMTVLPAASVQAAQATRASFGHTADGQDVEIVTLTNDRGLQARVMSYGASLQSLLVPDRNGKLADIVLGYDALQGYLDHRQYFGATVGRYANRIAHGKFTLDGKNYSLTLNDGPNSLHGGAKGLDMQVWKVTDVKQGPNASVTLEYVSPDGDQGYPGTLTVKATYTLSNDNELKIAYVATTDKPTIVNLSNHTYWNLAGEGSGTAMDQVLTIPGNAITTVDAQSIPDGHVVPVAGTPYDFRVGKPIGRDIGDGHSQQLLFGHGYDMNWVLSHKEIEARMVARVMDPHSGRVMSLWSSKPGLQFYSGNFLDGTTVGKDHHIYRQGDAFVLEPQLFPDTPNHPDFGSARLAPGETYRNTIVYRFGTDSGRNDIK
- a CDS encoding MipA/OmpV family protein, whose product is MPKVSLCFASLTAASICTVFSTAAMAQSTSAQNSTWTLGIGAFWSPSPYRDYNNKAWPLPLVNYEGKSFYVRGATLGFRLINTGSDEFSIIASPLGNRFQHDDTDNPRLRQLSDRDISGLAGAAWKHSADWGVLQASAQKEFTGHGGGEVFDANYSYPIKEGRLTLTPTAGVTYNTSAINNYYYGISGSDAFRSGLPFYHAGGGSSPYFGITAIFKLSQSWLTMAGIRYTVLPNAVKDSPMVDTDHTESYFVSLSYIF